The Mucilaginibacter rubeus genomic interval CATAGCGGTGCACCTTACCAAAAAGTTTGGGATGCATCTGACCGTGACTACTGGATGATTGCCGAAGAAGCCAAAGAATTTGGTATGGTTGATGAGATTTTAAAAGGTAACAAAGGAAAATAATTTTTTAAACCTTCAGTTCTAAGTCTTAAGTTTGAAGTCAGAAAAAAAATTGACTTCAGGCTTAAGGCTTGGTACTTATGGTTGTAGACTTTGTTTTCTGACACTAATTATTTAACTTTGAGTAAGAAGACGAATCAGATGAATAAAAACAGCAAGGAGATCAGGTGTTCATTTTGCGGTGCCGGTAAACAGGATTCCCTGATGTTAATAGCAGGACTTGATGCACACATTTGCGATAAATGTGTGAACCAGGCCAATGAAATATTGGCTGAAGAGTTGAAGGTACGTAAAGTGAAGTCATCGCCTCTGGCGCCGGCCTTGCTTAAGCCATCAGAAATGAAGGCCCACCTTGATCAATATGTTATTGGTCAGGATGATGCCAAAAAGATACTTTCTGTAGCTGTATATAATCATTACAAGCGCTTAAACCAGCGTGTTGATAAAGATGAAGTTGAGATTGAAAAATCAAACATCATCATGGTTGGTGAAACCGGTACAGGTAAAACCCTGTTGGCCAAAACACTTGCCAAAGTACTAAACGTTCCGTTTTGTATTTGCGACGCCACCGTACTAACCGAAGCCGGTTATGTAGGGGAGGACGTTGAAAGTATCCTAACCCGCTTACTTCAATCTGCTGATTATGATGTAACCCTTGCCGAAAAAGGTATCGTTTACATTGATGAGGTTGATAAAATTGCCCGTAAAAGTGATAACGCTTCTATAACCCGCGATGTATCCGGCGAAGGTGTACAACAGGCTTTGTTAAAGATATTGGAAGGTACTATGGTTAACGTACCACCTCAGGGCGGTCGTAAACACCCTGATCAGAAAATGATCACGGTAAATACCAGCAATATCCTTTTCATTTGCGGTGGTGCATTTGATGGTATTGAAAGGAAAATCGCGAACCGTTTACGTACCCAAACGGTTGGTTACAAACTTAAACGCGACGAAGGAGATATCGACACCAAAAACTTCTACAAGTATATCACTCCTCAGGATCTGAAATCATTTGGTTTGATCCCTGAGTTGATTGGTCGTTTACCTGTGCTTACTTACCTTAATCCACTGGATAGGGAAGCGTTGCACAATATCCTTACCGAACCTAAAAACTCATTATTGAAACAGTACAAAAAACTGTTTGAATATGAAGGTGTAAAACTCGACTTTGAAGACGAGGTACTCGATTTTATTGTTGATAAAGCAATGGAATTTAAGCTTGGTGCAAGGGGCTTACGCTCAATTTGTGAGGCTATTATGATTGATGCCATGTTCGAGTTCCCATCTAAAAAAGATGTGAAACGCCTGAATGTAACATTGGACTACGCACACGAGAAGTTTGAAAAATCTGATCTGAAAAAGTTAAAAGTAGCTTAACGCACAGTATATAAGTAAACACTTATATTTATTAAAAAATAAAGCGCGCCCTGGTTCCTATACCGGGGTTTGCTGTATAAAAAGAAATCATATGAACGAAGAATTAGATGTAAAAAAGGACGGAGACAACGTCCAAAAAGTAAAAGAGGTACATACCCCAATTAAATCGGGCCTCAAAACAAAAGAAGCAATTGTAGCTAACTGGCTGCCACGTTATACCGGCCGACCGCTTGAAGCATTTGGCGAGTATATTATTCTTACCAATTTTTCAAAGTATATCCAGCTGTTTTCGCAGTGGAATGATAACGCGCCTATAATGGGGCTTGAAAAGCCCATGCAGAGTGTTACGGCCAACGGTATTACTATTATTAACTTTGGTATGGGCAGTTCGGTTGCAGCTACCGTAATGGATCTGCTTACTGCTATTCACCCTAAAGCCGTGATATTTTTAGGTAAATGTGGTGGACTTAAAAAGAAGAACAACGTAGGCGACCTGATATTGCCAATAGCTGCCATTCGTGGCGAAGGTACATCAAATGACTATTTACCACCCGAAGTGCCTGCATTGCCGTCATTTGCGCTGCAAAAAGCCATCTCGACTACCATTCGTGATTACTCACGCGATTACTGGACAGGCACCTGCTACACCACTAACCGACGCGTTTGGGAGCATGACAAAAACTTTAAAAAGTATTTGAAAGATCTGCGCGCCATGGCTGTTGATATGGAAACCGCAACAATTTTCACTACGGGTTTTGCCAACAAGATCCCTACGGGTG includes:
- the clpX gene encoding ATP-dependent Clp protease ATP-binding subunit ClpX, translating into MNKNSKEIRCSFCGAGKQDSLMLIAGLDAHICDKCVNQANEILAEELKVRKVKSSPLAPALLKPSEMKAHLDQYVIGQDDAKKILSVAVYNHYKRLNQRVDKDEVEIEKSNIIMVGETGTGKTLLAKTLAKVLNVPFCICDATVLTEAGYVGEDVESILTRLLQSADYDVTLAEKGIVYIDEVDKIARKSDNASITRDVSGEGVQQALLKILEGTMVNVPPQGGRKHPDQKMITVNTSNILFICGGAFDGIERKIANRLRTQTVGYKLKRDEGDIDTKNFYKYITPQDLKSFGLIPELIGRLPVLTYLNPLDREALHNILTEPKNSLLKQYKKLFEYEGVKLDFEDEVLDFIVDKAMEFKLGARGLRSICEAIMIDAMFEFPSKKDVKRLNVTLDYAHEKFEKSDLKKLKVA
- a CDS encoding AMP nucleosidase, whose amino-acid sequence is MNEELDVKKDGDNVQKVKEVHTPIKSGLKTKEAIVANWLPRYTGRPLEAFGEYIILTNFSKYIQLFSQWNDNAPIMGLEKPMQSVTANGITIINFGMGSSVAATVMDLLTAIHPKAVIFLGKCGGLKKKNNVGDLILPIAAIRGEGTSNDYLPPEVPALPSFALQKAISTTIRDYSRDYWTGTCYTTNRRVWEHDKNFKKYLKDLRAMAVDMETATIFTTGFANKIPTGALLLVSDQPMIPEGVKTAESDSSVTEQFVETHLHIGIESLKQLINNGLTVKHLKF